A single Staphylococcus muscae DNA region contains:
- a CDS encoding heavy metal translocating P-type ATPase: MTTNDKTYRVEGMTCANCAAKFERNVAALPSVTSATVNFGASKIYVQGTPTIEELENAGAFENIAVYDDQSHQKTQQYETPKNLTLFEKVKQFFINNQTLWFSTILILFGYLSQWLHPADTLMSPLLFVTAVVISGWSLIKEGLRNLLHFDFDMRTLMTIAAIGGVLIGEWGEVAVVVILFALSESLERFSMDKARESMASLMKMAPDTATILRQEQLIDIPVEDVNVGDLLFVKAGQKIALDGIVRSGQATINQAAITGESIPVEKTTGDEVFAGTLNQDGHLEIEVTKASDETTIAKVIALVEEAQINKAPAQAFIERFARYYTPLIMLIALGVAIIPPLVTGMNWYDWIYQGLSVLVVGCPCALIISTPVSIVSGISTAAKNGVLIKGGIHLETLSKIKTMAFDKTGTLTQGSPNVVNVVPLTERSDFESVMARVAALEQTTQHPLARAIVAYVEDAGITMNQTVEQVQTLTGQGIHGIFRQHKMTIGQPQLFESELTQDVHKQIEMQQQLGRTVVLVKQDDTLCLLIALQDQVRPQSKKVIAQLSKLGITKRVMLTGDHAFTAKTIGDEVGITDIYANLMPEDKLKYIEQLAEVQPVGMVGDGVNDAPALAYANVGIAMGGASADTALETADIALLSDDMSKLPYAVRLSRLTMRTIKWNVGIALGLKFLALLLVIPGWLTLWIAIMSDMGATLLVTLNAMRLLYVKDVTSH; this comes from the coding sequence ATGACAACGAATGACAAAACATATCGTGTAGAGGGAATGACATGTGCCAATTGTGCGGCGAAGTTTGAGCGGAATGTGGCAGCACTCCCTTCCGTAACATCTGCGACAGTGAATTTTGGTGCGTCAAAAATTTATGTACAAGGGACGCCGACGATTGAAGAACTTGAAAATGCTGGTGCATTTGAAAATATTGCGGTTTATGATGATCAGTCGCACCAAAAAACACAACAGTATGAAACACCTAAAAATCTGACTTTATTTGAAAAGGTGAAACAATTTTTCATAAATAATCAGACATTATGGTTTTCAACAATACTCATATTATTCGGTTACTTGTCACAATGGCTACATCCTGCAGATACATTAATGAGCCCTTTATTATTCGTGACAGCGGTTGTGATCAGTGGCTGGTCGCTCATAAAAGAAGGTCTTCGTAACCTCTTGCATTTCGATTTTGATATGCGAACTCTGATGACAATAGCAGCAATTGGTGGAGTGCTAATCGGTGAATGGGGAGAAGTGGCAGTTGTTGTTATTTTATTTGCATTAAGTGAATCTTTAGAACGCTTTTCAATGGATAAAGCAAGAGAATCAATGGCGTCATTAATGAAAATGGCACCTGACACTGCTACAATCTTACGTCAAGAACAACTCATCGACATACCTGTGGAAGATGTGAATGTTGGCGATCTTTTATTCGTAAAAGCAGGACAAAAGATTGCGTTGGATGGTATTGTACGTTCAGGTCAAGCGACAATCAATCAAGCAGCGATTACTGGAGAATCCATCCCTGTTGAAAAAACGACAGGTGATGAAGTGTTTGCGGGGACTTTAAATCAAGATGGACACTTAGAAATAGAAGTGACAAAAGCTTCTGACGAGACGACTATTGCTAAGGTCATTGCTTTAGTAGAAGAGGCGCAGATTAATAAAGCGCCTGCGCAAGCGTTTATCGAGCGTTTTGCACGTTATTATACCCCATTGATTATGTTGATTGCGTTAGGCGTTGCTATTATACCGCCACTTGTGACGGGGATGAACTGGTATGATTGGATCTATCAAGGGCTTTCTGTACTCGTTGTTGGTTGCCCGTGTGCGTTGATTATTTCAACCCCTGTTTCCATCGTGTCTGGAATTAGTACAGCAGCTAAAAATGGTGTGCTTATCAAAGGGGGCATCCATTTAGAAACGTTGAGCAAGATTAAAACAATGGCATTCGATAAAACGGGGACGTTGACGCAAGGTTCGCCGAATGTCGTCAATGTTGTCCCGCTAACAGAGCGTTCTGACTTTGAGTCAGTGATGGCACGTGTTGCGGCATTGGAACAAACGACGCAACATCCACTTGCACGTGCAATTGTTGCATATGTAGAAGATGCTGGTATCACAATGAACCAAACTGTTGAGCAAGTTCAAACACTCACTGGTCAAGGCATCCATGGTATATTCAGACAACATAAGATGACGATTGGACAGCCTCAATTGTTTGAATCCGAACTGACACAAGATGTTCATAAACAAATAGAAATGCAACAACAGCTAGGAAGAACTGTTGTGTTAGTAAAGCAAGATGATACATTATGCTTGTTGATAGCATTGCAAGATCAAGTTCGTCCACAATCCAAAAAGGTGATTGCGCAATTATCAAAACTTGGTATCACAAAACGTGTCATGTTAACAGGAGATCACGCGTTTACAGCGAAAACTATCGGTGATGAAGTTGGGATTACAGATATATATGCCAACTTAATGCCAGAAGATAAGCTGAAGTATATTGAACAATTAGCCGAAGTACAACCTGTTGGAATGGTTGGAGATGGTGTCAATGATGCGCCTGCACTGGCATATGCAAATGTTGGTATTGCAATGGGCGGTGCGAGTGCAGATACAGCACTTGAGACGGCAGATATTGCACTGTTGAGTGATGATATGTCGAAATTACCTTATGCGGTGCGTTTAAGTCGTCTCACGATGCGCACGATTAAGTGGAATGTTGGTATTGCACTTGGATTGAAGTTCTTAGCGTTATTGTTAGTTATTCCTGGTTGGCTAACATTATGGATTGCAATTATGTCTGATATGGGTGCAACACTTCTCGTTACATTGAATGCGATGCGACTTTTATATGTGAAAGATGTAACATCGCATTGA
- a CDS encoding TIGR00282 family metallophosphoesterase translates to MRILFIGDIVGKIGRQAISDYLSQLKQHYRPTVTIVNAENAAHGKGITEKIYKELLREGVDFMTMGNHTYGQRQIYEFIEDATRMVRPANFPDEAPGIGMRTIKLNDKKLAIINLQGRAFMQDIDDPFKKADQLIAEARQETDYIFVDFHAETTSEKNAMGWYLDGRVGAVVGTHTHIQTSDERILPKGTAYITDVGMTGYYDGILGINRDEVIERFITSLPQRHVVPDEGRSVLSGVFIELNSDGSAKHIERVLINDDHPMKY, encoded by the coding sequence ATGAGAATTTTGTTTATAGGAGATATCGTTGGCAAAATTGGCCGACAAGCAATCAGTGATTATTTATCACAATTGAAGCAACATTATCGTCCCACTGTTACGATTGTCAACGCAGAAAATGCGGCGCACGGAAAAGGTATTACTGAAAAAATATACAAAGAACTTTTACGTGAAGGTGTCGATTTTATGACGATGGGAAACCATACATATGGTCAACGTCAAATATACGAATTTATTGAAGATGCAACACGCATGGTGAGACCTGCGAACTTTCCAGATGAAGCGCCAGGTATCGGTATGCGTACAATAAAATTGAATGATAAAAAGCTGGCAATCATCAACTTACAAGGGCGTGCATTTATGCAAGACATTGATGATCCATTCAAAAAAGCAGATCAACTTATTGCGGAAGCACGTCAAGAAACAGATTATATTTTCGTCGACTTTCACGCTGAAACAACATCGGAGAAAAATGCGATGGGCTGGTATTTAGATGGACGTGTAGGTGCAGTTGTAGGTACGCATACACATATTCAAACATCAGATGAGCGTATATTACCGAAAGGCACAGCGTATATTACAGATGTCGGTATGACAGGTTATTATGATGGTATTTTAGGTATTAATCGTGATGAAGTGATTGAGCGTTTTATTACGAGCTTGCCACAACGCCATGTCGTACCTGATGAAGGTCGCAGTGTGTTATCCGGTGTCTTTATTGAACTGAACTCAGATGGGTCAGCAAAACATATTGAACGTGTGCTTATCAATGACGATCATCCGATGAAGTATTAA
- a CDS encoding 2-oxoacid:acceptor oxidoreductase subunit alpha has product MKSQVSWKVGGQQGEGIESTGEIFATAMNRKGYYLYGYRHFSSRIKGGHTNNKIRVSTTPVHAISDDLDILIAFDQETIELNHHEMRKDSVILADAKAKPEKPEDCKAQLIVMPFTETAKELGTTLMKNMVAIGATAALMSLDIKPFEALITGMFEKKGDKVVDLNIQALHEGHRLMNEELGNIEGDFDLAESENVPHLYMIGNEAIGLGAIAGGSRFMAAYPITPASEIMEYMIDHLPEVGGTVIQTEDEIAAATMAIGANYGGVRAFTASAGPGLSLMMEAIGLSGMTETPLVIMNTQRGGPSTGLPTKQEQSDLMQMIYGTHGDIPKIVLAPTDAEDAFYLTVEAFNLAEMYQCPVILLSDLQLSLGKQTVKNLDFNKVQINRGATVTEDIERDPEDKDYYKRYAVTESGVSPRPIPGVKGGIHHVTGVEHNEQGKPSEAAQNRQDQMDKRMRKTANLRIEKPVEGSLKYEESDILYLGFISTKGAIQEGTERLEAAGHKVEHLQIRQLHPFPTDIIQEAVDRAKKVVVVEHNYQGQLANIIKMNVNLGDKLVNQTKYDGTPFLPHEIDTKGLSLLNSQKERI; this is encoded by the coding sequence ATGAAATCTCAAGTATCGTGGAAAGTCGGAGGTCAGCAAGGTGAAGGGATTGAATCTACGGGTGAAATCTTTGCGACTGCGATGAACCGCAAAGGCTATTATTTATACGGATACCGTCACTTCTCTAGCCGCATCAAGGGCGGTCATACGAATAATAAAATTCGTGTATCGACAACACCTGTACATGCGATTAGTGACGATTTAGATATATTAATTGCGTTCGATCAAGAAACAATTGAATTGAACCATCATGAAATGCGTAAAGATAGTGTGATTTTAGCAGATGCAAAAGCAAAACCAGAAAAGCCAGAAGATTGTAAAGCGCAATTAATTGTGATGCCTTTTACAGAAACAGCGAAAGAATTAGGTACAACATTGATGAAAAACATGGTAGCAATCGGTGCAACAGCTGCGTTAATGTCATTAGATATTAAGCCATTTGAAGCACTTATTACAGGTATGTTTGAGAAAAAAGGTGACAAAGTTGTTGACCTCAATATTCAAGCATTGCACGAAGGCCATCGCTTGATGAATGAAGAACTCGGCAATATTGAAGGAGACTTTGACCTAGCTGAAAGTGAAAACGTGCCGCATTTATATATGATTGGCAACGAAGCCATTGGTTTAGGTGCGATTGCAGGTGGCTCACGCTTTATGGCAGCTTATCCAATTACGCCAGCATCTGAAATTATGGAATACATGATTGATCATTTACCAGAAGTAGGAGGCACAGTCATTCAAACAGAAGATGAGATTGCCGCTGCGACGATGGCGATTGGTGCAAACTATGGTGGTGTCAGAGCATTCACAGCATCGGCAGGTCCCGGTCTATCATTGATGATGGAAGCAATCGGTTTATCAGGTATGACAGAAACACCACTTGTGATTATGAATACACAACGTGGAGGTCCATCAACAGGTCTTCCAACAAAACAAGAACAGTCAGACTTAATGCAAATGATTTACGGAACACATGGTGATATTCCGAAAATTGTCTTAGCACCAACTGATGCAGAAGATGCATTTTACTTAACAGTTGAGGCATTTAACTTAGCTGAAATGTATCAATGCCCAGTTATTTTGTTAAGTGACTTACAATTATCACTTGGTAAACAAACGGTTAAAAATTTAGACTTCAATAAAGTTCAAATCAACCGTGGTGCAACAGTTACAGAAGATATCGAACGTGATCCTGAAGATAAAGATTACTACAAACGCTATGCAGTGACAGAATCAGGTGTATCTCCAAGACCAATTCCAGGTGTCAAAGGTGGTATTCACCATGTCACAGGTGTTGAACATAATGAACAAGGTAAACCAAGTGAAGCGGCACAAAACCGTCAAGACCAAATGGATAAACGTATGCGTAAAACAGCAAACTTACGCATTGAAAAACCAGTTGAAGGCTCTTTAAAATATGAAGAATCAGATATACTTTATCTTGGTTTTATCTCAACAAAAGGTGCCATTCAAGAAGGTACAGAACGTTTAGAAGCTGCTGGACACAAAGTGGAACATTTGCAAATTCGTCAATTACACCCGTTCCCAACAGATATCATTCAAGAAGCAGTTGATCGTGCGAAAAAAGTAGTCGTGGTAGAACACAACTATCAAGGACAACTTGCAAACATCATCAAAATGAATGTGAATTTAGGTGACAAATTAGTAAACCAAACAAAATATGACGGCACACCATTCTTACCGCATGAAATCGACACGAAAGGTTTATCACTTTTAAATTCACAAAAGGAGAGAATCTAA
- a CDS encoding 2-oxoacid:ferredoxin oxidoreductase subunit beta translates to MATFKDFRNNVKPNWCPGCGDFSVQAAIQKAAANVGLEPDEVALITGIGCSGRLSGYVNSYGVHSIHGRALPLAQGVKMANRDLTVIASGGDGDGYAIGMGHTIHALRRNMNITYIVMDNQIYGLTKGQTSPSSAPGFITKTTPKGNIEQNVAPLELALSSGATFVAQGFSSDIKALTKMIEDAINHDGFSFVNVFSPCVTYNKVNTYDWFKEHLTDLNDIEDYDTSDKQRAIQTVVEHNSLIKGIVYQDTETPSYESQIESLGETPLAHKDIQLTSEQFESLTKQFV, encoded by the coding sequence TTGGCTACATTCAAAGATTTTAGAAATAACGTCAAACCGAACTGGTGCCCAGGATGTGGTGACTTCTCAGTACAAGCTGCCATTCAAAAAGCGGCTGCAAATGTTGGTTTAGAACCAGATGAAGTGGCATTAATTACAGGGATTGGTTGTTCTGGACGTCTATCAGGTTATGTGAATTCATATGGTGTTCACTCAATTCATGGGCGTGCATTGCCACTTGCACAAGGGGTAAAAATGGCAAACCGTGATTTAACTGTTATTGCTTCAGGTGGAGATGGAGATGGTTATGCGATTGGTATGGGACATACAATTCATGCGTTGAGACGTAACATGAACATCACATATATCGTTATGGATAACCAAATTTATGGTTTAACAAAAGGTCAAACATCACCTTCATCAGCACCAGGCTTTATTACAAAAACTACGCCAAAAGGGAACATTGAACAAAATGTTGCGCCTTTAGAATTGGCATTATCATCAGGTGCAACATTCGTGGCACAAGGATTCTCAAGTGACATTAAAGCATTAACAAAAATGATTGAAGATGCGATTAACCACGATGGTTTCTCATTCGTGAACGTCTTCTCACCATGTGTCACATATAACAAAGTGAATACGTATGACTGGTTCAAGGAACATTTAACTGACTTGAATGATATCGAAGACTACGATACTTCTGATAAACAACGAGCGATTCAAACGGTTGTTGAGCACAACTCACTCATAAAAGGTATTGTGTATCAAGATACAGAAACACCATCATATGAATCTCAAATTGAATCTTTAGGTGAGACGCCATTAGCGCATAAAGATATTCAATTGACATCTGAACAATTTGAATCATTAACAAAACAATTTGTATAA
- the miaB gene encoding tRNA (N6-isopentenyl adenosine(37)-C2)-methylthiotransferase MiaB, whose translation MNEEQRKAGTLDVLANRKDKEEKDYSKYFDHVYQPPSLKEAKKRGKEETVYNRDFQIDEKYRGMGKGRTFLIKTYGCQMNAHDTEVMAGVLSALGYTPTEDVNVADVILLNTCAIRENAENKVFGEIGNLKHIKQERPDCLIGVCGCMSQEESVVNKILKSYQNVDMIFGTHNIHRLPQILEEAYLSKAMVVEVWSKEGDVIENLPKVREGRIKAWVNIMYGCDKFCTYCIVPFTRGKERSRRPQDIIDEVRDLARQGYQEITLLGQNVNSYGKDLDDIEYGLGDLLEDIAKIDIPRVRFTTSHPWDFTDRMIEVIAQGGNIVPHIHLPVQSGNNQVLKIMGRKYTREAYLDLVSRIKAAIPNVALTTDIIVGYPNETEEQFEETLTLYEEVGFEHAYTYLYSQRDGTPAAKMKDNVPTDVKKARLQRLNQLVGKYSSEALKAYEGKTVKVLCEGASKKDDQVLAGYTERNKLVNFHAPQSMIGKIVDVKIVEAKQYSLNGEFVGVSDASLVNQ comes from the coding sequence GTGAATGAAGAACAAAGAAAAGCTGGGACGTTAGATGTTCTAGCGAATCGTAAAGATAAAGAAGAAAAAGATTACAGTAAATATTTTGATCACGTATACCAACCGCCAAGTTTGAAAGAGGCGAAAAAGCGTGGCAAAGAAGAAACAGTTTATAATCGTGATTTCCAAATCGATGAAAAATATCGTGGTATGGGGAAAGGGCGCACATTTTTAATTAAAACGTACGGTTGCCAAATGAATGCACATGATACAGAAGTCATGGCAGGTGTTTTGTCAGCGCTTGGCTATACGCCGACGGAAGATGTCAATGTAGCGGATGTTATCTTACTGAATACGTGTGCAATTCGTGAAAACGCCGAAAACAAAGTATTCGGTGAGATTGGGAACTTAAAGCATATTAAACAAGAGCGCCCGGATTGTTTAATCGGCGTATGTGGTTGTATGTCACAAGAAGAATCCGTTGTCAATAAAATCTTAAAATCATACCAAAATGTCGATATGATTTTTGGAACACATAATATTCATCGTTTACCACAAATTTTAGAAGAAGCATATCTTTCTAAGGCGATGGTAGTCGAAGTTTGGTCTAAAGAAGGCGATGTTATTGAGAACTTACCAAAAGTACGTGAAGGACGTATTAAAGCTTGGGTGAATATCATGTACGGTTGTGACAAGTTCTGTACGTACTGTATTGTACCATTTACACGTGGTAAAGAACGTAGTCGTCGCCCACAAGATATTATCGACGAAGTGCGAGATCTTGCACGCCAAGGTTATCAAGAGATTACTTTACTCGGTCAAAACGTCAATTCATACGGAAAAGACTTAGATGACATAGAATATGGTCTCGGTGATTTGTTAGAAGACATCGCAAAAATTGATATTCCACGTGTACGCTTTACGACCAGCCACCCTTGGGACTTCACAGATCGTATGATAGAAGTGATAGCACAAGGTGGAAATATTGTGCCACATATTCATTTGCCAGTTCAATCTGGGAATAACCAAGTACTTAAAATTATGGGGCGTAAGTACACGAGAGAAGCATATTTAGATCTTGTGAGTCGTATTAAAGCAGCGATTCCAAATGTTGCATTGACGACAGATATAATTGTTGGATATCCAAATGAAACGGAAGAACAGTTTGAAGAAACGCTTACTCTATATGAAGAAGTTGGCTTTGAACATGCATATACGTATCTCTATTCACAACGTGACGGTACACCAGCAGCAAAAATGAAAGATAACGTACCGACAGATGTTAAAAAAGCACGCTTACAACGTTTGAATCAACTCGTTGGCAAATACTCATCTGAAGCATTGAAAGCTTATGAAGGAAAAACGGTCAAAGTATTGTGTGAAGGTGCAAGTAAAAAAGATGATCAAGTATTAGCAGGATATACAGAGCGTAACAAACTTGTGAACTTCCATGCACCGCAATCAATGATCGGTAAAATTGTTGATGTGAAGATTGTGGAAGCAAAGCAATACTCATTAAATGGTGAATTTGTTGGTGTGAGCGATGCTTCTTTGGTGAATCAATAA
- a CDS encoding YlbF family regulator, giving the protein MTNKEDVLRKARELQQSIQGLETIQYYKQVEAQIHQNEHIAEQMKILKQQQKQSVNLQNYDKPIAYQRSEATIQAIQTEIDDMPIVSEFRQAQREANDTIQFIVETLADGIDINQLDSQQDDV; this is encoded by the coding sequence ATGACCAATAAAGAAGATGTGTTGCGAAAAGCACGTGAATTGCAACAGTCGATTCAAGGTTTGGAAACAATCCAATACTACAAGCAAGTAGAAGCACAAATTCATCAAAATGAGCATATTGCTGAACAAATGAAAATATTGAAACAGCAACAAAAGCAATCTGTAAACTTACAAAACTATGATAAACCTATTGCGTATCAACGATCTGAAGCAACGATTCAAGCCATTCAAACAGAAATTGATGATATGCCAATCGTCTCAGAATTTCGCCAAGCGCAACGAGAAGCGAATGATACGATTCAATTTATTGTTGAGACCTTAGCAGACGGGATTGATATCAATCAACTTGATTCGCAACAAGATGATGTATAG
- the thiW gene encoding energy coupling factor transporter S component ThiW: MNHKKLTLTALLIALNVVLSTMIVIPVGPIKAAPVQHFVNVLSAVLLGPWYGLAQAFLSSCIRVMFGTGTAFAFPGSMIGVLLASLFYYVNRHLFVAAIGEVIGTGIIGSLICIPLAWILHMDGFLIKPLMAAFIVSSMIGAAVSYALLIVLKRRGLLTKMEKYTKHKLK, from the coding sequence ATGAACCATAAAAAGTTGACGTTAACTGCGTTATTAATCGCGCTCAATGTCGTATTAAGTACAATGATAGTCATACCTGTCGGACCTATCAAAGCGGCACCTGTACAACACTTTGTCAATGTGTTGAGCGCTGTATTGTTAGGACCATGGTATGGGTTAGCCCAAGCATTCTTGTCATCATGTATTCGTGTGATGTTTGGAACAGGTACAGCTTTTGCTTTTCCAGGTAGCATGATTGGTGTGCTACTGGCAAGCTTGTTCTATTATGTGAACCGCCACTTGTTCGTTGCGGCAATTGGAGAAGTGATCGGGACGGGTATTATCGGAAGTCTCATTTGTATTCCGCTAGCATGGATTTTACACATGGATGGCTTCCTTATTAAGCCATTGATGGCGGCATTTATCGTTTCTAGCATGATCGGTGCAGCGGTTAGCTACGCCTTACTTATCGTGTTGAAACGACGTGGTCTATTAACGAAGATGGAAAAATATACGAAACACAAGTTAAAATGA
- the mutS gene encoding DNA mismatch repair protein MutS, which produces MTNVTPMMKQYLSIKAQHQDALLFFRLGDFYELFYEDAVTAARVLEITLTKRDAKKANPIPMAGVPFHSADGYIETLIQNGYKVAICEQMEDPRQVKGMVKREVVRIVTPGTVMEQGGVDETQNNYILSFVHEGDYALSYCDISTGELKVTHFEDESTLINEVTTIKPNEIVVTQPLPDQLKRQFSMITETITVCESVSDTTYQVNQLDHSLMYKAVQILLDYVYDTQKRDMSHIEPAAVYRALDYMKMDFYAKRNLELTESIRLKSKKGTLLWLMDKTKTPMGARRLKQWIDRPLIQQSEIEKRHEAVTQFLNYFIERSTLRDYLTEVYDIERLVGRVSFGNVNAKDLVQLKHSIAQIPAIKDLLQTIDHEAIAHFNALEPLEDLLAVLEKSLVDEPPLSVKEGGLFKTGYNEELDSYLDASRNGKQWLAELQARERERTGIKSLKISFNKVFGYYIEITRANLTQFDPEAYGYERKQTLSNAERFITDELKEKESMILGAQDKAIELEYRLFTELRQYVKQFTERLQQQAKIISELDCLQSFAEIAQQYNYVRPTFSDDRTLSLVDSRHPVVERVMDYNDYVPNDCHLDDDTYIYLITGPNMSGKSTYMRQVAIISIMAQMGAFVPCKSAQLPIFDQIFTRIGAADDLVSGKSTFMVEMLEAQKALRYATKDSLIIFDEIGRGTSTYDGLSLAQAMIEYVAQTSQAKTLFSTHYHELTTLEESLPCLQNVHVAANEYKGELIFLHKVKEGAVANSYGIQVAQLADLPEPVIARAKVILEAFESNEKPTTIATSNTSEDLNEIVSDTTMSQTSSETKFEQPTFDLFNPAEQSEVEQEIKQLNMSRMTPLDAFDKLRELQNRLI; this is translated from the coding sequence ATGACAAATGTTACACCGATGATGAAACAGTATCTCTCAATCAAAGCACAACATCAAGATGCATTACTGTTTTTTAGATTAGGTGATTTTTATGAATTGTTTTATGAAGATGCTGTAACAGCAGCACGTGTTCTCGAGATAACATTAACGAAGCGTGATGCGAAAAAGGCAAATCCTATTCCGATGGCAGGAGTGCCGTTTCATTCTGCAGATGGTTATATCGAAACATTGATTCAAAATGGCTATAAGGTTGCAATTTGTGAACAAATGGAAGACCCGAGACAAGTGAAAGGGATGGTAAAACGAGAAGTTGTTCGAATCGTAACGCCGGGTACAGTGATGGAACAAGGTGGCGTAGATGAAACACAGAATAACTATATATTAAGTTTTGTGCATGAAGGCGATTATGCATTGAGTTATTGTGATATCTCAACTGGCGAACTCAAAGTGACACATTTTGAAGATGAGAGTACATTGATCAATGAAGTGACAACTATCAAGCCGAATGAAATTGTTGTGACACAACCGCTTCCAGACCAATTGAAACGCCAATTCAGCATGATTACAGAGACAATCACGGTATGTGAATCAGTATCGGACACGACGTATCAGGTGAATCAGTTGGATCATTCTTTGATGTATAAGGCTGTTCAAATATTATTGGATTATGTCTATGATACGCAAAAACGTGATATGTCTCATATTGAACCGGCAGCTGTTTATCGTGCACTAGACTACATGAAAATGGATTTTTACGCGAAACGTAACCTTGAGTTGACGGAGAGTATTCGTCTCAAGTCGAAAAAGGGAACATTGTTGTGGTTGATGGATAAAACAAAAACGCCGATGGGTGCAAGACGTCTGAAACAGTGGATTGATCGCCCGTTGATTCAGCAATCAGAAATTGAAAAACGTCATGAAGCAGTGACCCAATTTTTAAATTATTTCATTGAACGTTCAACGCTAAGAGATTATTTAACAGAAGTGTATGACATTGAGCGCTTAGTCGGGCGTGTTAGCTTCGGAAATGTCAATGCGAAAGACCTTGTTCAATTGAAACATTCTATCGCTCAAATACCAGCAATTAAAGACTTATTACAGACGATTGATCATGAAGCAATCGCACATTTTAATGCGTTAGAACCGTTGGAAGACTTATTAGCTGTGTTAGAAAAAAGTTTAGTTGATGAACCACCATTATCAGTAAAAGAAGGTGGGCTTTTCAAGACAGGTTACAATGAAGAATTAGATAGTTATTTAGATGCTTCTCGAAATGGAAAACAATGGCTCGCAGAACTGCAAGCACGTGAACGTGAGCGTACAGGCATCAAGTCATTGAAGATTAGTTTCAACAAAGTGTTCGGTTACTATATCGAAATCACTCGTGCAAATCTTACGCAATTTGATCCAGAGGCATATGGATATGAACGTAAACAAACACTTTCTAATGCAGAACGTTTTATTACAGATGAATTAAAAGAGAAAGAAAGTATGATTCTTGGTGCGCAAGACAAAGCAATCGAGTTAGAGTATCGCCTGTTTACTGAACTCCGCCAATATGTGAAACAATTTACTGAGCGTTTGCAACAACAAGCGAAGATCATTTCGGAATTAGATTGTTTACAAAGCTTTGCAGAGATTGCGCAACAATATAACTATGTCCGCCCAACTTTTAGTGATGATCGTACATTATCTTTAGTGGATTCTCGTCACCCAGTGGTAGAACGTGTGATGGATTACAATGACTATGTACCGAATGACTGCCATTTAGATGATGACACATATATTTATCTGATTACTGGACCCAATATGTCAGGTAAGTCCACGTATATGAGACAAGTAGCGATTATTAGTATTATGGCACAGATGGGAGCGTTTGTTCCTTGTAAGTCGGCGCAATTGCCAATTTTCGATCAGATTTTCACACGAATTGGCGCAGCAGACGATCTAGTGTCTGGTAAGAGTACCTTTATGGTTGAGATGTTGGAAGCGCAAAAAGCTTTGCGTTATGCGACGAAAGACAGTTTGATTATTTTTGATGAGATTGGACGTGGCACATCTACTTATGATGGTTTGTCACTCGCACAAGCGATGATTGAATATGTCGCACAAACATCACAGGCAAAAACATTATTCTCGACACACTATCATGAATTGACTACGCTAGAAGAATCATTACCGTGCCTACAAAATGTGCACGTTGCGGCGAACGAATACAAAGGCGAACTCATCTTTTTGCATAAGGTGAAAGAAGGTGCAGTTGCGAACAGTTACGGAATCCAAGTGGCACAGTTAGCAGACTTACCTGAACCTGTGATTGCACGTGCAAAAGTTATTCTTGAAGCGTTTGAATCCAATGAAAAACCAACTACGATTGCTACTTCTAATACAAGTGAAGATTTGAATGAAATTGTGTCGGATACAACGATGTCTCAAACTTCATCAGAAACAAAATTTGAACAACCAACATTTGATTTGTTCAACCCGGCTGAACAAAGTGAAGTTGAACAAGAAATTAAACAATTAAACATGTCTCGAATGACCCCATTAGATGCATTTGATAAACTGCGAGAATTACAAAATCGATTAATTTAG